The Colletotrichum higginsianum IMI 349063 chromosome 2, whole genome shotgun sequence genome has a segment encoding these proteins:
- a CDS encoding Ornithine aminotransferase, protein MAPHANGGAPQSNGSVDSRYHASSTDAAIKSENENAAHNYHPLPVVFARASGVHVWDPEGNQYLDFLSAYSAVNQGHCHPELVKALTEQASRLTLSSRAFYNDVFPKWAEKIKQVFGYDMVLPMNTGAEAVETAIKIARKWAYKVKGVEQGKALVFSVNDNFHGRTMTAISLSVDPESRDNYGPYVPNIGALNPSTGQPIRYNNVEDIEAVFEAHGKDTAAIIIEPIQGEAGVVVPDDDYLKRVHELCKKHNVLFICDEIQTGIGRTGRMLCSQWAGIKPDMVTLGKAISGGLYPVSCVLSSKEIMLVVEPGTHGSTYGGNPLGCAVSIRALEIMEEEDLTAKAEKLGNIFREGIRSFNSPIIELVRGKGLLNAVVINESAAAGRTAWDLCLLLKEKGLLAKPTHGNIIRFAPPLVISETELRKALNIIGEALKELPTVEKATHH, encoded by the exons ATGGCTCCCCACGCAAACGGCGGTGCCCCTCAGTCCAACGGCAGTGTTGACTCCAGATATCACGCCTCGTCTACCGACGCCGCGATCAAGTCCGAGAACGAGAATGCTGCTCACAACTACCATCCGCTTCCCGTTGTCTTCGCCCGCGCCAGTGGCGTTCACGTCTGGGACCCCGAGGGCAATCAGTATCTCGACTTCCTCTCCGCCTACAGCGCCGTTAACCAGGGCCATTGCCACCCCGAGCTGGTCAAGGCATTGACCGAGCAGGCCAGTAGATTGACCCTCAGTTCGAGAGCCTTCTACAATGACGTCTTCCCCAAGTGGGCAGAGAAGATCAAGCAGGTCTTCGGCTACGACATGGTTCTGCCCATGAACACGGGCGCTGAGGCTGTCGAGACGGCCATCAAGATTGCGCGGAAGTGGGCTTACAAGGTCAAGGGCGTTGAGCAGGGCAAGGCTCTCGTCTTCTCGGTGAACGACAACTTCCACGGTCGCACG ATGACGGCCATTTCCTTGTCCGTCGATCCTGAGTCGAGGGACAACTACGGTCCCTATGTCCCCAACATCGGAGCCCTTAACCCGTCGACCGGCCAGCCCATCCGCTACAACAACGTTGAGGATATTGAGGCGGTGTTCGAGGCGCATGGCAAGGACACTGctgccatcatcatcgagCCGATccagggcgaggccggcgtcgtggTGCCGGATGACGATTACCTGAAGAGAGTACACGAGCTTTGCAAGAAGCACAACGTGCTCTTCATCTGCGACGAGATCCAGACCGGTATCGGCCGCACGGGACGGATGCTGTGCTCCCAGTGGGCCGGCATCAAGCCCGACATGGTGACACTGGGCAAGGCCATCTCCGGTGGTCTGTACCCCGTGAGCTGTGTCCTGTCCAGTAAGGAGATCATGCTTGTGGTTGAGCCCGGCACGCACGGCTCCACCTACGGCGGTAACCCGCTTGGCTGCGCCGTGTCGATCCGCGCGTTGGAGATTATGGAAGAGGAAGACCTTACGGCCAAGGCGGAGAAGCTGGGCAACATCTTCCGTGAAGGCATCAGATCCTTCAACTCGCCCATTATTGAACTGGTGCGCGGCAAGGGACTCCTGAACGCCGTTGTCATCAACGagtctgccgccgccggcaggaCGGCTTGGGATCTTTGCCTGTTGCTAAAGGAGAAGGGTCTCTTG GCCAAGCCCACACACGGCAACATCATCCGCTTTGCGCCGCCCCTGGTCATCTCCGAAACCGAGCTCCGCAAGGCGCTCAACATCATCGGCGAGGCGCTCAAGGAGTTGCCGACTGTCGAGAAGGCGACGCACCACTGA
- a CDS encoding Alg9-like mannosyltransferase, whose product MASVGSPLARPELLMAVRNEHNKPAVFRSLLVIRLLNAWWVLTFFQPDEYFQALEPAWRMAFGESGGAWITWEWRNQLRSSLHPALFAGVYYLADFVARPLPFARPWLLLAAPKAAQAVFAAAGDWYTWQLAVKIYGADSSISWFALFMSMFSPFQWYCSTRTFSNSLETTLTVMALNYWPWELLGESRPEKENPKPAKSILHAPGVLMSLRLSLTLAAIAVLLRPTNVIIWATVAIATLARPLFTRSSVLTAQTFLILIREAIFCGTVVISLSLASDRLYFGHWAFPPYKFLYFNLSQSLAVFYGRNDWHYYLSQGLPLLSIAYLPFVLAALYRPPSTPSGTRTQTLKTLSRIVYIVIATLSLVSHKEVRFIYPLLPVLHVLAASPLTSFFTSPAPSPTPKSPLPKPRLRHKRLLTSALALHALLSFFLTLLHQPAPLTVLAFLRNSYSRLHTATSVSSSPISVASAVTNSSSEELFALFLMPCHSTPWRSHLIYPTLRARALTCEPPLHTAPNTPERIDYRDEADRFYDDPQHFLATEMWPVAAKHTGDPDADMNASLAPSAKAEDIPRYIVGFEGIEPWLLDFFDGPRGRDFGVRPKRVWQGWNGFFNEDSRRRGKIVVWDTGLYTTVS is encoded by the exons ATGGCTTCCGTCGGCTCCCCGCTTGCCCGCCCCGAACTCCTAATGGCAGTTCGTAACGAGCACAACAAGCCTGCCGTATTCCGGtccctcctcgtcatccgTCTCCTCAACGCCTGGTGGGTCCTTACCTTTTTCCAGCCCGACGAGTACTTCCAGGCCCTCGAGCCCGCCTGGCGCATGGCCTTTGGCGAAAGCGGCGGTGCGTGGATTACTTGG GAATGGAGGAACCAGCTCCGCTCCTCGCTGCATcccgccctcttcgccgGCGTCTATTACCTCGCGGATTTCGTCGCCCGCCCGCTCCCGTTCGCCAGGCCATGGCTCCTGCTCGCCGCCCCGAAGGCCGCTCAGGCTGTCTtcgctgccgccggtgacTGGTACACCTGGCAGTTGGCCGTAAAGATCTACGGTGCCGACAGCTCCATCTCATGGTTTGCT CTATTCATGAGCATGTTCAGTCCTTTCCAATGGTACTGCTCAACGAGAACATTCTCCAACTCGCTGGAGACCACTCTCACCGTCATGGCCCTCAACTACTGGCCGTGGGAGCTCCTCGGTGAAAGCAGGCCCGAGAAGGAGAATCCCAAGCCTGCAAAGTCAATTCTGCACGCACCAGGAGTACTGATGAG CCTTCGCTTATCCCTCACTCTCGCGGCCATCGCTGTTCTGCTTCGCCCAACCAACGTGATAATCTGGGCAACAGTCGCAATAGCCACACTGGCTCGGCCCCTCTTCACTCGATCCTCCGTCCTCACGGCGCAGACATTTCTCATTCTTATTCGTGAGGCCATCTTCTGCGGCACCGTCGTgatctccctctctctcgcctcgGACCGTCTCTACTTTGGCCACTGGGCCTTCCCGCCCTACAAGTTCCTCTACTTCAATCTCTCACAGTCCCTCGCTGTCTTCTACGGCCGCAATGACTGGCACTATTATCTCTCCCAGGGcctgcccctcctctccatcgcCTACCTCcccttcgtcctcgccgccctctaccgcccgccgtcgacacCATCCGGGACCCGCACCCAAACTCTCAAGACTCTTTCGCGGATAGTCTACATCGTTATCGCGACGctctccctcgtctctcATAAGGAGGTCCGCTTCATTtatcccctcctcccggtTCTTcacgtcctcgccgcctcgcccttgaccagcttcttcacctcgccggccccgtcgccAACCCCCAAGTCCCCGCTCCCCAAGCCCAGACTCCGGCACAAACGCCTTCTGACCTCCGCTCTGGCCCTACACgctctcctctccttcttcctcacCCTGCTCCACCAGCCCGCACCCCTAACcgtcctcgccttcctccgCAACTCCTACTCCCGACTCCACACCGCAacgtccgtctcctccagCCCCATCTCCGTGGCCTCGGCAGTCACGAACTCATCGTCCGAAGAGctcttcgccctcttcctTATGCCATGCCACTCGACCCCCTGGCGTTCACACCTGATCTACCCGACCCTTCGTGCCCGCGCCCTGACCTGCGAGCCGCCGCTCCACACAGCCCCCAACACCCCGGAGCGCATCGACTACCGCGATGAGGCGGACCGCTTCTACGACGATCCCCAGCACTTCCTGGCCACTGAGATGTGGCCAGTCGCCGCGAAGCACACAGGTGACCCCGACGCAGACATGAACGCGTCATTGGCACCGTCCGCAAAGGCCGAGGACATCCCTCGCTACATCGTCGGCTTCGAGGGCATCGAGCCGTGGCTCCTCGACTTCTTTGACGGGCCCCGCGGCCGAGATTTTGGCGTCCGCCCGAAGCGCGTCTGGCAAGGTTGGAACGGCTTCTTCAATGAGGACTCCCGGCGTCGGGGGAAGATCGTTGTCTGGGATACGGGCCTTTACACCACCGTTTCATGA
- a CDS encoding RhoGAP domain-containing protein, whose product MTSAVPPPNQALQPTSTSTAPAGPSTPNKRDLKSWWKGFKLPSKHQEQHGRTPSVLASHSSPPTQPLFSEDVDYAIDTSTMPLSLVLVLQDAYVVEPADPVLPRACASSDATPSTTLSLACVLNRLSLSIATPVRQCAKRIRATMTTTATTSGADHSPADNRPHGIFGVPLRQSITYANVAISLVDENGKSYIYGYVPIVVAKCGVFLKEKATAVEGIFRLSGSEKRIKELKQIFDSPDRYGKGLVWDNYTVHDAANVLRRYLNDLPEPVVPLDLYEKFREPLRGATRQAVGDAEGPQFVENFDEQAAIVKYQKLITELPPLNRQLLLYILDLLAVFAAKSEENRMNSQNLAAIFQPGMLSHPQHAMAPEEYRLNQCVLIFLIENQDHFLIGMQGTATDEKTKQLIEKGTPPAAGGPVTPNPNRKSGLGRSASNASAGAESVRREGMVRRNRSTSSRHSHQEGSTTPNSPALAPTPNSGLGRSNTVPSKKSPALQTGRFRRDASPIPGSSPREPMIPATTEEMVEIPDHSPTASTASHAPAVIGTSSLAPSAAGMAGRSQERLLDPNETTTPMKDRSLPTIFQRSPTGEGEKRQPNKLKKKRIPGSLNPSAQSSAASLAGTHSAAVSPSVEAPNPMDLVGGPIPEHDEAVPVGQQSNSVETPSEPTPRASQVPSSSTLHPEQTLKGKKSPPTSLHSSFNEGSDIDQTEESIMTASADANEPEKDKKKRWRLSRQRGHEHHPSITSPRLAFGSNDNADVSVTSIGSGGYKPRKSFTGESSETGFHAAEAQSSHESRDKDGKDESKGPIGWIKNKYREAKESAEQRRNKSPPADRQSSLGGSSIMSGRGKSLEIRREPDEKAQNDHAAPVPPFPSQPTQAQPAQTQPSVAPPAPPVPASTPAQQKSFPLAAPAPMVPAPTAAAEPAVTRPSPPQPAQPPPAASQLAAASQPELAPPQQSLSEETR is encoded by the exons ATGACGTCCGCTGTTCCTCCCCCCAACCAGGCTTTGCAGCCCACGAGCACCTCGACCGCGCCCGCTGGGCCTTCGACTCCGAACAAGAGAGACTTGAAATCGTGGTGGAAAGGCTTCAAGCTGCCCTCGAAGCATCAAGAACAACACGGTAGAACCCCTTCTGTGCTCGCATCGCATTCTTCGCCCCCAACGCAACCCCTCTTCAGTGAAGACGTCGACTACGCAATCGATACTTCGACCATGCCTTTGAGCCTTGTCCTCGTGCTGCAAGACGCCTACGTCGTTGAGCCCGCCGACCCTGTCTTACCCAGAGCCTGTGCTTCAAGTGATGCGACACCGTCTACCACCCTCAGCTTGGCTTGTGTGCTCAACAGGCTGTCCCTGTCCATCGCTACGCCTGTGCGCCAGTGCGCCAAGCGGATCCGCGCAACTATGACAACCACTGCTACCACTTCAGGTGCTGACCATTCTCCAGCAGATAACCGACCACACGGCATTTTCGGCGTTCCTCTCCGCCAGAGTATCACCTATGCCAACGTTGCCATCTCCCTCGTCGATGAGAACGGAAAAAGCTACATTTATGGCTACGTACCGATCGTTGTCGCCAAGTGCGGCGTGTTTTTGAAGGAAAAGG CCACGGCGGTAGAGGGTATTTTTCGTCTCAGCGGCTCCGAGAAGCGCATCAAGGAACTAAAGCAAATCTTCGATTCTCCCGACCGCTATGGAAAGGGCCTTGTCTGGGATAACTACACCGTTCACGATGCGGCCAACGTCCTCCGACGCTATCTGAACGATCTGCCCGAACCAGTTGTGCCGTTGGACCTGTACGAGAAATTCCGGGAGCCGCTGCGGGGCGCCACTAGACAGGCTGTGGGTGATGCCGAAGGACCCCAATTCGTGGAGAACTTTGACGAGCAGGCCGCCATTGTCAAGTACCAAAAACTCATCACTGAGCTTCCGCCGCTGAACCGACAGCTGTTGCTCTACATCCTGGATCTGTTGGCTGTTTTCGCCGCCAAGTCGGAAGAGAACCGAATGAATTCCCAGAACCTCGCTGCCATCTTTCAACCCGGCATGCTCTCACACCCGCAACACGCCATGGCGCCAGAGGAGTACCGTCTGAACCAATGCGTCCTCATTTTCCTCATTGAAAACCAGGACCATTTCTTGATTGGGATGCAGGGTACGGCAACAGACGAGAAGACAAAGCAGCTGATCGAAAAGGGCACACCCCCTGCTGCGGGTGGGCCAGTAACTCCTAACCCTAACAGGAAGTCGGGTCTGGGCCGTTCTGCGTCCAATGCAAGCGCTGGCGCCGAGAGTGTAAGAAGAGAAGGCATGGTCAGGAGGAATCGGTCAACGTCTTCGCGGCACTCTCACCAGGAGGGATCTACTACCCCCAACAGCCCGGCTCTCGCCCCGACGCCAAACAGTGGACTCGGCAGGAGCAACACCGTGCCCTCCAAGAAATCCCCTGCTCTCCAGACGGGTAGATTTAGACGTGACGCCTCGCCTATCCCCGGCTCGTCCCCTCGCGAGCCCATGatcccggcgacgacggaggagaTGGTCGAGATCCCTGATCACTCCCCTACCGCCTCGACTGCCTCACATGCCCCAGCTGTGATTGGCACGTCCAGCCTGGCTCCTTCTGCTGCCGGCATGGCAGGTCGGAGCCAGGAGAGGTTGCTCGATCCGAATGAGACGACGACCCCCATGAAGGATCGAAGCCTCCCGACCATATTCCAACGATCTCCCAcaggcgagggcgagaagaggCAGCCGAAcaagttgaagaagaagcggaTTCCTGGAAGTTTGAACCCGAGCGCTCAAAGCTCGGCTGCATCTTTGGCCGGTACGCACTCAGCCGCTGTGTCCCCTAGCGTTGAAGCCCCTAATCCCATGGACCTGGTGGGTGGTCCGATACCCGAGCACGATGAAGCCGTCCCAGTCGGTCAGCAATCCAACTCAGTTGAAACACCATCAGAACCCACCCCACGCGCATCACAGGTCCCTTCCAGCAGCACCTTGCACCCTGAGCAGACGCTCAAGGGCAAAAAGTCACCCCCGACATCTCTCCATTCGTCATTTAACGAAGGTTCTGACATTGATCAGACTGAGGAGTCTATCATGACGGCATCGGCAGATGCAAATGAGCCGGAGAAGGATAAGAAAAAGCGATGGAGATTGTCGCGGCAAAGAGGCCACGAACATCACCCTTCAATCACGTCGCCACGTCTAGCCTTCGGATCCAACGACAATGCCGATGTCAGCGTCACCTCGATCGGAAGTGGTGGATACAAACCACGTAAAAGCTTCACCGGCGAGAGCTCCGAGACTGGGTTCCACGCTGCCGAGGCACAGAGCAGTCATGAATCCCgcgacaaggacggcaaaGACGAATCCAAGGGCCCCATCGGTTGGATTAAGAACAAATACCGAGAGGCCAAGGAAAGCGCGGAGCAAAGGAGAAACAAGTCGCCCCCGGCAGATCGGCAGTCCTCTCTCGGCGGCTCTAGCATCATGTCGGGAAGGGGCAAGAGCCTAGAAATCCGGAGAGAGCCCGATGAGAAGGCGCAAAATGATCATGCGGCGCCTGTGCCACCGTTTCCGTCTCAACCGACACAAGCTCAGCCGGCACAGACTCAACCGTCAGTTGCCCCTCCAGCGCCACCAgtgccggcgtcgacaccGGCACAACAGAAATCGTTCCCGCtagcagcaccagcaccaatGGTGCCAGCTCCAACGGCAGCAGCCGAGCCAGCAGTGACCCGACCGTCACCACCTCAGCCGGCGCAACCcccaccagcagcatctcAACTAGCAGCAGCATCTCAGCCGGAGCTAGCACCGCCGCAGCAATCCCTATCGGAAGAAACACGGTAG